One genomic window of Polyangiaceae bacterium includes the following:
- a CDS encoding urease accessory protein UreF, which translates to MPAGSVEVARLLQLCSAVLPVGAFSYSGGLESLQALGWLSDARSLEDYLFGVGERSLAHFDLPLLLRMRRALQSEDAGALQQACELLAAGRETRELLEQDRALGRAALRLLADLELEDARRLRSTTLPSWPLGFAIASVGWGISERPALLGYAFGWAENQLQAALKCGILGHTAAQRILLSIGERCSSWVELGANLHDAEIGCSLPGLAIASSLHEVQYSRLFRS; encoded by the coding sequence ATGCCAGCGGGCTCCGTGGAAGTAGCCCGCCTCCTGCAGCTGTGCAGCGCTGTGCTGCCAGTCGGCGCGTTCAGCTACTCCGGCGGGTTGGAATCGCTGCAGGCCCTCGGATGGCTCTCCGATGCGCGAAGCCTGGAAGACTACCTCTTCGGCGTGGGCGAGCGCAGCTTGGCTCACTTCGACTTGCCGCTGCTCTTGCGCATGCGGCGCGCGCTGCAGAGCGAAGACGCTGGGGCGCTTCAACAAGCCTGCGAGCTCTTGGCGGCAGGGCGTGAGACTCGCGAGCTGCTCGAGCAAGATCGGGCGCTCGGGCGGGCCGCGCTGCGCCTGCTCGCGGATCTCGAACTCGAGGACGCCAGACGCCTGCGCTCCACGACCCTCCCCAGTTGGCCTTTGGGGTTCGCCATTGCCAGCGTGGGATGGGGCATCAGTGAGCGTCCCGCGCTCTTGGGCTACGCCTTTGGTTGGGCGGAAAATCAGCTTCAAGCTGCGCTCAAGTGCGGCATCTTGGGACACACGGCGGCGCAGCGTATTCTGCTCAGCATCGGTGAGCGCTGTAGCTCCTGGGTGGAGCTCGGCGCGAACCTCCACGACGCGGAGATCGGTTGCTCGCTACCGGGACTAGCGATCGCGAGCAGCTTGCACGAGGTGCAGTACTCGCGCCTGTTTCGCTCTTGA
- the ureG gene encoding urease accessory protein UreG has translation METQRTSPPNQANHGPLRVGVGGPVGSGKTALVESLCRALRERTRLAVVTNDIYTQEDAQFLTRHGALPEERIIGVETGGCPHTAIREDVSLNLVAVDELSSRLGELDLILIESGGDNLAATFSPELSDLTLYVIDVAAGDKIPRKGGPGITRSDLLVINKIDLAPHVGASLEVMDRDARRMRGDAPFVFSNLKTGQGLDHIVSFIADKGMLALAPLAEGQLP, from the coding sequence ATGGAAACACAGAGGACCTCACCCCCAAATCAAGCGAACCATGGCCCGCTGCGTGTTGGCGTCGGTGGCCCGGTGGGCTCTGGCAAGACAGCGCTCGTGGAGTCGTTGTGTCGCGCCCTCAGAGAGCGCACTCGGCTCGCCGTGGTGACGAATGACATCTACACGCAGGAAGACGCCCAGTTCCTCACACGGCACGGCGCGTTGCCCGAGGAGCGCATCATCGGTGTGGAGACCGGCGGCTGTCCTCACACGGCGATCCGCGAAGATGTCTCACTGAACTTGGTCGCGGTGGACGAGCTCTCGAGCCGCCTGGGGGAGCTCGACCTGATCTTGATCGAAAGCGGAGGGGACAACCTCGCCGCCACGTTCAGCCCGGAGCTCTCGGATCTCACGCTGTACGTGATCGACGTGGCTGCTGGCGACAAGATTCCGCGCAAGGGCGGACCAGGAATCACTCGCTCGGATCTGCTGGTGATCAACAAGATCGACCTCGCCCCCCATGTGGGGGCATCCTTGGAGGTCATGGATCGTGACGCACGCCGCATGCGCGGGGACGCGCCCTTCGTCTTCAGCAACTTGAAGACTGGGCAGGGGCTGGATCACATCGTGAGCTTCATCGCCGACAAGGGCATGCTCGCGCTCGCACCTCTCGCGGAGGGACAACTGCCATGA
- the allB gene encoding allantoinase AllB — translation MSNAESTFALRSERVLLDGRLEGATVVVRGERIEAVLPVDASLNPETPIHDLGRAVLMAGLVDTHVHVNEPGRTEWEGFVTATKAAASGGITSLVDMPLNCSPVTTSTHALDQKLEALAGSGEHELFVDTGFWGGVVPHNAAELRSLAEAGVRGAKAFMIDSGIEEFPEVGEAELRQAMRELERAGVPLIAHAELDIGAPPASADPRAYGSYLSSRPPEWEIAAIELLIRLCRETGCPVHVVHLSAAGALPLIDAAKQAGLPVTAETCPHYLCLTAEEIGDGETHFKCAPPIREAANRELLWQGLEAGLIDCIVSDHSPCTPALKQRESGDFGQAWGGIASLSLGLGAVWLEAERRGAGIAQLARWMSQAPAELAGLARKGRIAPGCDADFVVWDPDVEYEVVPERLHFKHKLSPYIGRKARGRVQQTWLRGHVIFEAPASAGSDAPTTERFGPAIGRPLVDRR, via the coding sequence ATGAGCAACGCCGAGTCGACGTTCGCGCTCCGATCCGAGCGCGTGCTGTTGGATGGGCGTCTCGAGGGAGCCACGGTGGTGGTCCGCGGGGAACGCATCGAGGCGGTGCTTCCGGTCGACGCGTCGCTCAATCCAGAGACGCCGATCCACGACTTGGGTCGAGCGGTGCTGATGGCCGGCCTGGTGGACACCCACGTTCATGTGAACGAGCCGGGACGCACGGAGTGGGAAGGTTTCGTCACTGCGACGAAGGCCGCAGCGAGCGGCGGCATCACGAGCCTGGTCGACATGCCGCTGAACTGCTCTCCGGTCACCACCTCCACCCACGCGCTGGATCAGAAGCTCGAGGCCCTGGCCGGATCCGGAGAGCACGAGCTGTTCGTGGACACGGGCTTTTGGGGCGGTGTGGTGCCCCACAATGCCGCGGAGTTGCGTTCCCTTGCGGAAGCGGGAGTGCGCGGAGCCAAGGCCTTCATGATCGATTCGGGGATCGAGGAGTTCCCCGAGGTAGGCGAGGCGGAGCTGCGCCAGGCGATGCGGGAGCTCGAACGAGCCGGCGTGCCGCTGATCGCCCACGCGGAGCTTGATATCGGTGCCCCGCCAGCGAGCGCTGATCCCCGGGCGTACGGGAGCTACCTGAGCTCGCGGCCACCGGAGTGGGAGATCGCGGCTATCGAACTCTTGATCAGGCTGTGCCGGGAAACCGGTTGTCCCGTGCATGTAGTGCACCTCTCCGCCGCCGGGGCGTTGCCGCTCATCGACGCTGCGAAGCAGGCGGGCCTGCCCGTGACGGCAGAGACCTGCCCTCACTACCTGTGTTTGACCGCCGAAGAGATCGGGGACGGGGAGACGCATTTCAAGTGTGCGCCCCCGATCCGCGAAGCTGCCAATCGGGAGCTGCTCTGGCAGGGGCTAGAGGCTGGCCTGATCGACTGCATCGTGTCGGACCACTCGCCGTGCACGCCGGCGCTGAAACAGCGCGAGAGCGGCGATTTTGGCCAAGCGTGGGGCGGGATAGCCTCGCTGTCTTTAGGCCTCGGCGCGGTGTGGTTGGAGGCTGAGCGGAGGGGCGCGGGGATCGCTCAGTTGGCTCGCTGGATGAGCCAAGCTCCCGCTGAGCTCGCCGGGCTCGCTCGCAAGGGCCGCATCGCTCCAGGATGTGACGCAGATTTCGTGGTCTGGGACCCCGATGTGGAGTACGAGGTCGTGCCTGAAAGGCTGCATTTCAAGCACAAGCTGTCGCCCTACATCGGCCGCAAGGCACGGGGGCGAGTGCAGCAGACGTGGCTTCGAGGACATGTCATCTTCGAGGCTCCCGCTTCAGCCGGTTCAGACGCGCCTACCACCGAGCGCTTTGGACCTGCCATTGGGCGGCCCCTAGTCGACAGGAGATAG
- the uraH gene encoding hydroxyisourate hydrolase: MSRSPITTHVLDTALGRPAKGVALNLEVRRDGAWQALAEGTTDDDGRCSTLLAPASLEAGEYRLTFALDAYFEGTGRSSFYPEASIVFRVRDAAEHYHVPLLLAPYGFSTYRGS; the protein is encoded by the coding sequence ATGAGCCGCTCACCCATCACCACTCACGTCCTGGATACCGCCCTGGGGCGCCCCGCGAAGGGCGTGGCCCTGAACCTAGAAGTCCGGCGTGACGGCGCCTGGCAGGCGTTGGCTGAGGGCACCACGGACGATGACGGGCGCTGCTCGACGTTGCTCGCGCCGGCCAGCCTCGAGGCCGGCGAGTATCGCCTGACGTTTGCTCTGGACGCCTACTTCGAGGGGACGGGGCGCAGCAGCTTCTATCCGGAGGCCAGCATCGTGTTCCGGGTGCGCGACGCCGCGGAGCACTACCACGTGCCGCTATTGCTGGCGCCCTACGGCTTCAGCACCTACCGCGGTAGCTGA
- a CDS encoding phosphoenolpyruvate kinase, with protein MTTYQSTLAEDAAADLKSLSEANLAYAAAFPGDLPTRQPVHTIYGGAQLFKAETGQRLGQLALRALDDFGPDAFSFARAVGMEGAQELPTTLDTQAPLVARFKADPKAFEGEHRAAWLALTVYERVRAKLEREAVEDMRIDFEDGFGNRPDAEEDEVAVRAAKELAKAMAEGIVPPFVGIRIKPLNEELKLRAVRTLDLFITTLVQTAGKLPEGFVVTLPKVPVPEQVTALVRLFERLESRLGLEPKSLKLELMVELTATFFDRFGNNNLPLLLQAAEGRCSGAHFGTYDYTASCNITAAYQTMDHPACDFAVLLMKNCFANTGVFLSDGATNIMPVGPHRAAAGEALTAQQQRENVEAVHRAWAIAYGHIQRSLRLGVYQGWDLHPAQLPVRYAALYAFFLSGFSAAAERLGNFIDKAAQATLVGNVFDDAATGQGLLNYFLRGLACGAVSLPELKVTGLTEEEMLLRSFAKILDARTARGH; from the coding sequence ATGACCACCTATCAAAGCACCTTGGCGGAAGACGCCGCCGCTGATCTGAAGAGCCTGTCCGAGGCCAACCTGGCCTACGCCGCCGCTTTCCCTGGGGATCTACCGACGCGCCAACCCGTGCACACCATCTATGGCGGCGCCCAGCTGTTCAAGGCCGAAACCGGCCAGCGCCTAGGCCAGCTCGCCCTGCGGGCGTTGGATGACTTCGGGCCAGACGCCTTCAGCTTCGCGCGGGCCGTGGGCATGGAGGGCGCTCAAGAGCTGCCGACCACGCTGGATACGCAAGCGCCGCTGGTTGCGCGCTTCAAGGCCGATCCGAAGGCCTTCGAGGGAGAGCACCGGGCAGCTTGGCTGGCGCTCACCGTGTATGAGCGGGTGCGCGCCAAGCTCGAGCGAGAAGCCGTCGAGGACATGCGCATCGACTTCGAGGACGGCTTCGGCAATCGCCCGGACGCCGAAGAGGATGAAGTCGCGGTGCGTGCCGCCAAGGAGCTGGCCAAGGCCATGGCGGAGGGCATCGTGCCTCCGTTCGTAGGGATCCGTATCAAGCCGCTCAACGAAGAGCTGAAGCTGCGCGCCGTGCGCACCCTGGATTTGTTCATCACGACGCTGGTTCAAACCGCAGGGAAACTCCCCGAGGGCTTCGTGGTGACGCTGCCCAAGGTTCCGGTGCCGGAGCAAGTCACTGCGCTGGTGCGCCTGTTCGAGCGCCTGGAGTCGCGTCTTGGCTTGGAACCGAAGAGCTTGAAGCTCGAGCTGATGGTGGAGCTGACGGCGACCTTCTTCGACCGCTTCGGCAACAACAACCTGCCGCTCCTGCTTCAGGCGGCGGAGGGGCGTTGCAGCGGGGCGCACTTCGGAACCTACGACTACACCGCGTCCTGCAACATCACCGCGGCGTACCAGACCATGGATCACCCGGCGTGTGATTTCGCGGTGCTGCTGATGAAGAACTGCTTCGCCAACACCGGCGTGTTTCTGTCGGACGGCGCCACCAACATCATGCCCGTTGGTCCGCACCGCGCGGCAGCGGGTGAAGCGCTGACGGCGCAGCAGCAGCGGGAGAACGTCGAGGCTGTACATCGCGCCTGGGCGATCGCGTACGGCCACATCCAGCGCTCGCTCCGGCTCGGGGTGTACCAGGGCTGGGACTTGCATCCGGCGCAGCTGCCGGTGCGCTACGCGGCGCTCTACGCCTTCTTCCTGAGCGGCTTCTCTGCGGCGGCGGAGCGCCTGGGCAACTTCATCGACAAGGCAGCGCAGGCGACGCTGGTGGGCAACGTGTTCGACGACGCCGCGACGGGGCAGGGCCTGTTGAACTACTTCCTGCGTGGGCTGGCCTGCGGCGCCGTGAGCCTGCCAGAACTCAAGGTGACTGGCCTGACCGAGGAGGAGATGCTGCTGCGCTCCTTCGCCAAGATCTTGGACGCGCGTACCGCACGCGGACACTGA
- a CDS encoding urease subunit beta, which yields MIPGEVFPAAGEIELNAGRERISVEVKNTGDRPIQVGSHYHFAETNAALDFDRAAVKGFRLDIPAGTAVRFEPGESREVTLVAYAGRRHVYGFRGLTMGPLDSADGSGE from the coding sequence ATGATCCCTGGGGAAGTCTTTCCCGCTGCGGGCGAAATCGAACTGAACGCCGGACGCGAGCGCATCAGCGTCGAGGTCAAGAACACGGGGGACCGCCCAATCCAGGTCGGTTCGCACTACCACTTCGCGGAGACGAACGCCGCGCTCGACTTCGATCGGGCGGCCGTCAAAGGTTTCCGGCTGGATATTCCGGCGGGTACGGCCGTGCGCTTCGAGCCAGGCGAGTCGCGGGAGGTGACGCTGGTGGCCTATGCGGGACGCCGCCATGTTTACGGCTTCCGGGGCCTCACCATGGGCCCGCTGGACAGCGCTGATGGGAGCGGAGAATGA
- the uraD gene encoding 2-oxo-4-hydroxy-4-carboxy-5-ureidoimidazoline decarboxylase has product MGLDEAAQHLNTLSPSARVAALLSCCHCERWASELGAQAPFSNGAALEQRAHALWSQASEQERLEAFAGHPQIGGDLEALRKKFAASAHVAAGTQSATWSGSEQAQVAGASEATLQRLAVKNREYLAKFGFIFIVCATGKSAEEMLALLEARLPHTREAELDIAAGEQAKITRIRLEKLA; this is encoded by the coding sequence ATGGGGCTCGATGAAGCGGCGCAACACTTGAACACGCTGAGCCCCAGTGCGCGAGTCGCGGCGCTACTCAGCTGCTGCCACTGTGAGCGCTGGGCGTCGGAGCTCGGAGCGCAGGCGCCTTTCTCCAATGGGGCGGCGCTGGAGCAGCGCGCGCACGCGCTATGGAGTCAGGCGAGCGAGCAGGAGCGCCTGGAAGCGTTCGCTGGCCACCCGCAGATCGGCGGCGACCTGGAGGCGCTCCGCAAGAAGTTCGCCGCCTCCGCCCACGTGGCAGCAGGCACCCAGAGCGCGACCTGGTCCGGCTCGGAGCAGGCCCAGGTCGCAGGCGCTTCCGAGGCCACGCTGCAGCGTTTGGCGGTGAAGAACCGGGAGTACTTAGCCAAGTTTGGCTTCATTTTCATCGTTTGTGCCACGGGCAAGAGCGCGGAGGAAATGCTCGCGCTGCTCGAGGCCCGCCTGCCACACACGCGGGAGGCGGAGCTAGATATTGCCGCGGGGGAACAAGCCAAGATCACCCGCATTCGCCTGGAGAAACTCGCATGA
- the alc gene encoding allantoicase, giving the protein MQQSHQVGFTGLINLASEGLGATVLGSSDEFFAEATNLVKDAPAVFLPDEYTDRGKWMDGWESRRKRGEGHDQYHADQAILRLGVPGSVRAIDIDTAHFLGNHPPFAELEGIVAPSASTYQELRHKPKASDPKLGWAPLLNQIPLGPGRQNLFLSDSGDAITHVRLSIFPDGGVARLRLWGHAAPSLSEAPEEPGVKGLWSGEVDLVALRRGGKALACSDAFFGPMNNLLAPGRAANMGGGWETKRRRTPGSDWILLELGEPGKVGLVEVDTNHFKGNFPDRCALWGIYAPGARTTELIVSKAWKLVLPESKLTASERHFFRKELKAEGPFTHVRLEIFPDGGVSRLRIYGKPSPTSELPLKSDLEG; this is encoded by the coding sequence ATGCAGCAAAGCCACCAGGTTGGCTTCACTGGGCTCATCAACCTCGCCAGCGAAGGTTTGGGCGCCACAGTGCTTGGGAGCAGTGACGAGTTCTTCGCCGAGGCGACGAACCTGGTCAAGGACGCCCCGGCGGTGTTCCTCCCCGATGAATACACCGATCGCGGCAAGTGGATGGACGGCTGGGAGAGCCGCCGCAAGCGCGGTGAAGGGCACGATCAGTACCACGCCGATCAGGCGATCTTGCGCCTCGGTGTCCCTGGATCCGTGCGCGCGATCGACATCGACACCGCGCACTTCCTGGGCAACCACCCGCCATTTGCGGAGCTGGAAGGCATCGTGGCGCCGAGCGCTTCGACCTACCAAGAGCTGCGCCACAAGCCAAAGGCAAGCGACCCCAAGCTCGGCTGGGCGCCGCTCCTGAACCAGATCCCCCTCGGCCCTGGCCGCCAGAACCTGTTCCTCTCGGATTCAGGGGATGCGATCACCCACGTGCGGTTGTCGATCTTCCCCGACGGCGGTGTAGCCCGGCTCAGGCTGTGGGGGCACGCGGCGCCTAGTCTCTCGGAGGCACCTGAAGAACCCGGCGTGAAAGGCCTTTGGTCCGGCGAAGTCGATCTGGTTGCGTTGCGGCGTGGGGGCAAGGCGCTGGCGTGTAGCGATGCCTTCTTCGGTCCCATGAACAACCTCCTGGCTCCGGGGCGCGCGGCCAATATGGGCGGCGGCTGGGAAACCAAGCGGCGGCGCACGCCGGGCAGCGACTGGATCCTGCTAGAGCTTGGAGAACCCGGAAAGGTCGGGTTGGTCGAGGTCGACACCAATCACTTCAAGGGTAACTTCCCGGACCGCTGCGCCCTGTGGGGGATCTACGCGCCTGGCGCGCGCACTACCGAGCTGATCGTGTCGAAGGCATGGAAGCTGGTCTTGCCTGAGTCGAAGCTGACGGCGAGCGAGCGGCACTTTTTCCGTAAGGAACTAAAGGCCGAGGGGCCCTTCACCCACGTCCGTCTCGAGATCTTCCCGGATGGCGGGGTGAGTCGCCTGAGGATCTACGGTAAGCCGAGCCCCACCAGCGAGCTGCCGCTGAAGTCGGATTTGGAGGGTTGA
- a CDS encoding NAD(P)/FAD-dependent oxidoreductase, which produces MMLISDNACFGGVGLEALEARVKRELELLSYPGRDWVIPRQAPDGSEALNVLVVGGGQGGVAVAAKLGLERVTGVRVVDANPEGQAGPWVTFARMITLRTPKHVSGPDLEVPALTVRAWYEAQHGTGSWDELGLIPKESWNEYLCWVRRMFGVEFSCDTRAGAIHYDEKSGLFEIPLTSPKGEERVWARRVVLATGIEGSGDWAVPAIIRDALPKERYAHTRWPIDFEALKGKRIGVIGAGASAFDNASVALETGASEVHLFFRRKRLVTVNPYRWAEFVGFLKHHADMPDAQRWRFVQQIVKMGQLPPADTFRRATSHSGFHLHPGCGVDHVEATADGMILKAGGESYDLDFLIVGTGFVTDLARRPELSEMESKLQRWGDAFTPPPDQAHADLLRHPYLGSHFEFEPRNEADAYVRHVFNYTFGSWLSMGFGGSSISGMKYSVARIVSGITRSFYLEDLEQYFHGLESFDTTEFEVE; this is translated from the coding sequence ATGATGCTGATTTCCGATAACGCATGCTTCGGCGGCGTCGGGCTCGAAGCCCTGGAGGCACGCGTGAAGCGCGAGCTCGAGCTGCTCAGCTATCCAGGGCGCGACTGGGTCATCCCACGCCAAGCACCAGACGGCAGTGAAGCCCTCAATGTTTTGGTGGTGGGTGGTGGTCAGGGCGGAGTCGCTGTGGCGGCGAAGCTCGGGCTCGAGCGCGTAACTGGCGTGCGGGTGGTGGACGCCAACCCTGAAGGTCAGGCGGGACCCTGGGTGACCTTCGCTCGGATGATCACGCTGCGCACGCCGAAGCACGTAAGCGGTCCAGATCTAGAGGTACCCGCACTGACGGTTCGCGCTTGGTACGAGGCGCAGCATGGCACCGGCAGCTGGGACGAGCTTGGTCTGATCCCCAAGGAAAGCTGGAACGAATACCTGTGTTGGGTGCGTCGCATGTTCGGCGTGGAGTTCAGCTGTGACACGCGCGCGGGCGCGATCCACTACGACGAGAAGTCAGGCTTGTTCGAGATCCCGCTGACATCACCCAAAGGCGAAGAGCGGGTGTGGGCAAGACGGGTCGTGCTGGCCACGGGCATCGAGGGCTCCGGTGACTGGGCGGTGCCCGCGATCATCCGCGATGCGTTGCCCAAGGAGCGCTACGCACACACCCGCTGGCCGATCGATTTCGAAGCGCTCAAAGGCAAGCGCATCGGCGTGATTGGCGCCGGAGCGTCGGCTTTCGACAACGCCTCCGTGGCCCTCGAGACCGGAGCTTCCGAAGTTCATCTGTTTTTTCGCCGCAAGCGCCTGGTGACCGTGAACCCCTACCGCTGGGCGGAATTCGTGGGCTTCCTGAAGCATCACGCGGATATGCCCGACGCTCAGCGCTGGCGCTTCGTGCAGCAGATCGTCAAGATGGGCCAGCTGCCACCAGCGGACACTTTCCGTAGGGCAACGAGCCACAGCGGCTTCCACCTGCACCCCGGCTGCGGTGTCGACCACGTTGAAGCAACCGCGGACGGGATGATCCTGAAGGCGGGGGGTGAGAGCTACGACCTCGATTTCCTGATCGTCGGCACGGGCTTCGTCACGGATCTCGCGCGGCGCCCGGAGCTTTCTGAGATGGAGAGCAAGCTCCAGCGCTGGGGAGATGCCTTCACTCCGCCGCCTGACCAGGCCCACGCGGACTTGCTGCGGCACCCGTATCTTGGGAGCCATTTCGAGTTCGAACCACGCAACGAGGCGGATGCCTACGTGCGCCACGTGTTCAACTACACGTTCGGCAGCTGGCTCAGCATGGGTTTTGGTGGCTCGAGCATCTCCGGCATGAAGTACTCGGTCGCCCGCATCGTGTCGGGGATCACGCGAAGCTTTTACCTGGAAGATCTCGAGCAGTACTTTCACGGCCTCGAGAGCTTCGATACCACCGAGTTCGAAGTCGAATGA
- the ureC gene encoding urease subunit alpha — protein MTQPRRMDRSAYAEMFGPTTGDRVRLGDTQLIIQVEADHTHYGDEVKFGGGKVIRDGMGQSQLTNAAAVDLVITNALILDHWGIVKADVGIKDGRIVGIGKAGNPDVQPGVDIVIGPGTEAIAGEGQILTAGGIDAHVHFICPQLVDEALMSGLTTLIGGGTGPATGTNATTCTPGPWNIARMLQAVDGMPMNFGFLGKGNASLPDALLEQVAAGVMGLKLHEDWGTTPAAIDNCLSVAEQTDIQVAIHTDTLNESGFVEATIAAFKGRAIHTYHTEGAGGGHAPDIIKACAEPYVLPSSTNPTRPYTVNTVDEHLDMLMVCHHLSPSIAEDVAFAESRIRRETIAAEDILHDLGAISMIASDSQAMGRIGEVITRTWQTAHKMKVQRGSLEGDPAEHDNARAKRYIAKYTINPALTHGVAHEIGSVEVGKLADLALWKPAFFGAKPSLVLKAGFIAAAPMGDPNASIPTPGPVHYRPMFGAFGRAACATSQLYVSQLSLDRGSLSALGLARPLVAVKGCRAVRKQDLIHNTATPKIEVDPETYQVRADGDVLSCEPLAELPLAQRYFLF, from the coding sequence ATGACTCAGCCGCGACGCATGGATCGCAGCGCCTATGCCGAGATGTTCGGCCCGACCACCGGGGACCGCGTTCGCTTGGGCGATACTCAACTGATCATCCAGGTCGAAGCTGACCACACCCACTACGGCGACGAGGTCAAGTTCGGTGGCGGCAAGGTGATCCGCGACGGCATGGGCCAGAGCCAGCTCACCAACGCCGCGGCCGTCGATCTCGTGATCACGAACGCGCTGATCCTCGACCACTGGGGGATCGTGAAAGCCGACGTCGGGATCAAGGACGGGCGCATCGTGGGGATCGGCAAAGCGGGCAACCCCGATGTGCAGCCGGGTGTAGACATCGTCATTGGTCCGGGAACGGAGGCCATCGCCGGCGAAGGCCAGATCCTCACGGCGGGCGGGATCGACGCCCATGTGCACTTCATTTGCCCTCAGCTGGTGGACGAAGCGCTGATGAGCGGTTTGACGACCCTGATCGGCGGCGGCACGGGCCCGGCGACGGGCACCAACGCCACGACCTGCACTCCGGGGCCGTGGAACATCGCGCGCATGCTGCAAGCGGTGGACGGCATGCCGATGAACTTCGGCTTCTTGGGTAAGGGCAACGCCAGCCTGCCGGATGCGCTGCTGGAGCAGGTGGCCGCAGGCGTGATGGGGCTCAAGCTCCACGAAGACTGGGGCACCACCCCGGCCGCCATCGACAACTGCCTGAGCGTCGCCGAGCAAACCGACATCCAGGTGGCGATCCACACGGATACGCTGAACGAGTCGGGCTTCGTCGAGGCGACCATCGCAGCCTTCAAGGGGCGCGCGATCCACACCTATCACACCGAAGGGGCGGGAGGCGGCCACGCGCCAGACATCATCAAAGCCTGTGCAGAGCCCTACGTGCTGCCGTCGTCGACGAACCCGACGCGGCCTTACACGGTGAACACCGTGGACGAGCACCTCGATATGCTGATGGTGTGTCACCACCTGAGCCCGAGCATCGCCGAGGACGTGGCGTTCGCGGAGAGTCGGATCCGGAGGGAAACGATCGCCGCCGAGGACATCTTGCATGATCTCGGCGCGATCAGCATGATCGCCAGTGACTCTCAAGCCATGGGGCGCATCGGCGAGGTGATCACCCGCACCTGGCAAACGGCTCACAAGATGAAAGTGCAGCGCGGCTCCCTCGAGGGGGATCCGGCGGAGCACGACAACGCTCGGGCCAAGCGCTACATCGCGAAGTACACCATCAACCCGGCGCTGACTCACGGGGTGGCCCACGAGATTGGTTCCGTGGAGGTCGGCAAGCTCGCGGATCTCGCGCTGTGGAAGCCCGCGTTCTTCGGCGCCAAGCCGAGCCTGGTGCTCAAGGCAGGCTTCATCGCCGCGGCCCCCATGGGGGATCCGAACGCGTCCATCCCAACGCCGGGGCCGGTGCACTATCGTCCGATGTTTGGCGCGTTCGGGCGCGCCGCTTGCGCGACGAGCCAGCTCTATGTTTCCCAGCTCTCCCTGGATCGGGGCAGCCTTTCAGCACTCGGGCTCGCGCGGCCATTGGTCGCCGTGAAGGGTTGCCGCGCGGTGCGCAAGCAGGATCTCATCCACAACACGGCGACGCCCAAAATCGAGGTCGATCCGGAGACCTACCAGGTGCGCGCTGACGGCGATGTGCTGAGCTGTGAACCCCTGGCAGAGCTGCCCTTGGCGCAGCGTTACTTCCTGTTCTGA
- the ureA gene encoding urease subunit gamma — protein MDLLPREKDKLLIFTAGLLAERRKARGLKLNYPEAVAYISAAILEGARDGQTVAQLMDYGRTLLSREDVMEGVPEMIHDVQVEATFPDGTKLVTVHDPIV, from the coding sequence ATGGATCTACTACCGCGTGAGAAGGACAAGCTCTTGATCTTCACGGCAGGCTTGCTGGCGGAGCGTCGCAAGGCGCGTGGGCTGAAGCTCAACTACCCGGAAGCCGTGGCGTACATCTCTGCGGCGATCCTCGAAGGAGCGCGAGACGGCCAAACCGTCGCTCAGCTGATGGATTACGGGCGCACCTTGCTCAGCCGAGAGGACGTGATGGAAGGCGTGCCTGAGATGATCCACGACGTCCAAGTAGAAGCCACGTTTCCTGACGGCACCAAGCTGGTCACGGTACACGACCCCATCGTTTGA
- the ureE gene encoding urease accessory protein UreE produces the protein MLELTTLVRGGEAAGSEPALQLVLPFHSRSKSRLKVTLSDGRAAGVFLPRGSILRGGDRLLSSSGECVLVVAAPEPVSRVASADPVAFARACYHLGNRHVPLQIGDGYACYLQDSVLDQMARGLGVQVDAAVLPFEPEAGAYAKHSHSHDHSHSHDHSHSHDHSHSHDHSHSHDHSHSHDD, from the coding sequence ATGCTCGAACTCACGACCCTAGTTCGGGGGGGAGAGGCTGCCGGTTCAGAGCCCGCGCTGCAGCTGGTGTTGCCGTTTCACTCACGCAGCAAAAGCCGCCTCAAGGTGACCCTGTCCGATGGCCGCGCTGCGGGCGTTTTTCTTCCCCGCGGCAGCATTTTGAGGGGAGGGGATCGGCTGCTGTCAAGCTCCGGGGAGTGCGTGCTGGTGGTGGCCGCGCCAGAACCGGTGAGTCGGGTCGCCTCTGCGGATCCCGTGGCGTTCGCGCGCGCCTGCTATCACCTGGGGAACCGCCACGTGCCGCTGCAAATCGGGGACGGCTACGCTTGCTACCTGCAAGACAGCGTCCTCGATCAGATGGCACGGGGCCTCGGAGTGCAAGTAGACGCCGCGGTGTTGCCTTTCGAGCCGGAAGCTGGCGCGTACGCCAAACACTCGCACTCTCACGACCACTCGCACTCTCACGACCACTCGCACTCTCACGACCACTCGCACTCTCACGACCACTCGCACTCTCACGACCACTCGCACTCCCACGATGACTGA